In Nematostella vectensis chromosome 11, jaNemVect1.1, whole genome shotgun sequence, a genomic segment contains:
- the LOC116601211 gene encoding anthrax toxin receptor 2 isoform X1, producing the protein MAFLLQKIWIFVLLWLVLFLTTNGAIEPRCRGAFDIYFILDKSSSVPIYNFQQQTVNFVENITNSFISPQLRISFITFSDADASEIILGLTSDRTRIAEGLENLRQVRPKGVTYMATALKKVTEQIETMGQQAASFLLIVTDGALNDLVESVSWANRARALGAWVLTVGVAAFEKYQLQQLANKPSSDFVFTEVNFDSLKNLIDVIVEKSCIEIVSATPTEVCTAVPFTVTLEGRGFNKTDDITHVICSFSFNRTYREVKKPISVTPTRLECPGVMLNTTDRTAVLQVSMNNGQTFVSSNVTLSAISCDEATKVKREVERSNPGVAVFLVLFLLFLLLLALWWFWPLIRKKHPPVKYVPAASAPPPPRPPDPKNPKKKWPTVDASLYGGGGVGGIAPVRVDWGEKGSTEAGNKLAKAKGAKEKFPKDDPEKGPGGSGGAKGAKGAAAASPGCMDIVRAKLAACGAAIARVGAAISQAYHKVAGYRPRPGGNVLYSSPPVNA; encoded by the exons atccAGTAGTGTTCCTATCTATAATTTCCAGCAACAGACGGTTAACTTTGTGGAAAATATCACCAATAGCTTTATCAG CCCACAGCTTCGAATATCTTTTATCACGTTTTCTGATGCCGATGCAAGTGAGATTATACTCGGACTGACAAGCGACAG GACTAGAATTGCTGAAGGTCTCGAAAACTTGAGGCAAGTCCGACCAAAAGGCGTCACGTATATGGCAACTGCTCTTAAAAAG GTTACTGAGCAAATTGAGACAATGG GTCAACAAGCGGCTAGTTTCCTTCTAATCGTTACCGATGGAGCCTTAAATGATCTTGTTGAATCAGTTTCTTGG GCCAATCGTGCTAGAGCGTTAGGGGCATGGGTTCTAACTGTTGGTGTGGCTGCTTTTGAAAAGTATCAA TTACAGCAGCTTGCCAACAAGCCTTCGTCGGATTTCGTGTTCACAGAAGTGAACTTTGATTCCCTTAAAAACCTTATAGACGTT ATTGTTGAAAAATCATGCATCGAGATCGTGTCTGCGACTCCTACAGAGGTCTGCACCGCTg TGCCGTTCACAGTTACTCTTGAGGGACGTGGATTCAACAAAACAGATGACATTACCCACGTGATATGTAGCTTCAGCTTTAACCGCACTTACCGAGAAG tTAAGAAGCCAATCAGTGTGACTCCCACAAGACTGGAGTGTCCTGGAGTTATGCTTAACACAACAGACAG GACAGCGGTCTTGCAGGTCTCCATGAATAACGGCCAGACGTTTGTTTCCAGCAACGTCACGCTTTCCGCGATATCGTGCGACGAGGCTACGAAAGTAAAA CGTGAGGTTGAGCGCAGTAACCCAGGCGTCGCTGTGTTCCTTGTCCTGTTCTTGCTGTTCCTGTTATTACTTGCTTTGTGGTGGTTCTGGCCACTCATtcgcaaaaag CATCCACCGGTAAAGTATGTGCCAGCAGCGTccgcacccccacccccacggCCACCTGATCCCAAG AACCCGAAGAAAAAGTGGCCAACAGTGGACGCATCTCtctatgggggagggggagtgggGGGGATTGCTCCCGTACGG GTTGACTGGGGAGAGAAAGGTTCTACTGAAGCCGGCAACAAACTCGCAAAGGCCAAG GGAGCCAAGGAAAAGTTTCCAAAAGATGATCCTGAAAAAGGCCCAGGGGGGTCCGGAGGGGCTAAAGGGGCTAAAGGGGCGGCAGCAGCATCTCCCGGATGTATGGATATTGTTCGG GCAAAGCTGGCTGCCTGTGGTGCGGCGATAGCGAGGGTTGGCGCCGCCATATCGCAAGCATATCACAAGGTTGCGGGCTACCGGCCACGCCCCGGCGGGAAT GTCCTTTATTCATCACCACCAGTGAATGCGTGA
- the LOC116601211 gene encoding anthrax toxin receptor 1 isoform X2: protein MATALKKVTEQIETMGQQAASFLLIVTDGALNDLVESVSWANRARALGAWVLTVGVAAFEKYQLQQLANKPSSDFVFTEVNFDSLKNLIDVIVEKSCIEIVSATPTEVCTAVPFTVTLEGRGFNKTDDITHVICSFSFNRTYREVKKPISVTPTRLECPGVMLNTTDRTAVLQVSMNNGQTFVSSNVTLSAISCDEATKVKREVERSNPGVAVFLVLFLLFLLLLALWWFWPLIRKKHPPVKYVPAASAPPPPRPPDPKNPKKKWPTVDASLYGGGGVGGIAPVRVDWGEKGSTEAGNKLAKAKGAKEKFPKDDPEKGPGGSGGAKGAKGAAAASPGCMDIVRAKLAACGAAIARVGAAISQAYHKVAGYRPRPGGNVLYSSPPVNA, encoded by the exons ATGGCTACTGCTCTTAAAAAG GTTACTGAGCAAATTGAGACAATGG GTCAACAAGCGGCTAGTTTCCTTCTAATCGTTACCGATGGAGCCTTAAATGATCTTGTTGAATCAGTTTCTTGG GCCAATCGTGCTAGAGCGTTAGGGGCATGGGTTCTAACTGTTGGTGTGGCTGCTTTTGAAAAGTATCAA TTACAGCAGCTTGCCAACAAGCCTTCGTCGGATTTCGTGTTCACAGAAGTGAACTTTGATTCCCTTAAAAACCTTATAGACGTT ATTGTTGAAAAATCATGCATCGAGATCGTGTCTGCGACTCCTACAGAGGTCTGCACCGCTg TGCCGTTCACAGTTACTCTTGAGGGACGTGGATTCAACAAAACAGATGACATTACCCACGTGATATGTAGCTTCAGCTTTAACCGCACTTACCGAGAAG tTAAGAAGCCAATCAGTGTGACTCCCACAAGACTGGAGTGTCCTGGAGTTATGCTTAACACAACAGACAG GACAGCGGTCTTGCAGGTCTCCATGAATAACGGCCAGACGTTTGTTTCCAGCAACGTCACGCTTTCCGCGATATCGTGCGACGAGGCTACGAAAGTAAAA CGTGAGGTTGAGCGCAGTAACCCAGGCGTCGCTGTGTTCCTTGTCCTGTTCTTGCTGTTCCTGTTATTACTTGCTTTGTGGTGGTTCTGGCCACTCATtcgcaaaaag CATCCACCGGTAAAGTATGTGCCAGCAGCGTccgcacccccacccccacggCCACCTGATCCCAAG AACCCGAAGAAAAAGTGGCCAACAGTGGACGCATCTCtctatgggggagggggagtgggGGGGATTGCTCCCGTACGG GTTGACTGGGGAGAGAAAGGTTCTACTGAAGCCGGCAACAAACTCGCAAAGGCCAAG GGAGCCAAGGAAAAGTTTCCAAAAGATGATCCTGAAAAAGGCCCAGGGGGGTCCGGAGGGGCTAAAGGGGCTAAAGGGGCGGCAGCAGCATCTCCCGGATGTATGGATATTGTTCGG GCAAAGCTGGCTGCCTGTGGTGCGGCGATAGCGAGGGTTGGCGCCGCCATATCGCAAGCATATCACAAGGTTGCGGGCTACCGGCCACGCCCCGGCGGGAAT GTCCTTTATTCATCACCACCAGTGAATGCGTGA
- the LOC5498911 gene encoding F-box/LRR-repeat protein 2, producing the protein MQKCFKIHPISMSEPSVREKPLIREEEPPLRDEVSPISEESSIREKVSSIREHSSIREEVSSIGEQVSSLREDSLIREENSSIPEEDSSIKEEVSSIHKDVSTIREDSLIREENSSIPEEDSSIPEEDSSLSEDGPPIREVIAKVISPEVICGATLLGKMTHVQRVQRHLQIAAIPVMTQLWIPGTRDPDTGGPSRTHIAELPESCLLRVFFYLDEAQLGRVARTCTTWRRIAYDCSLWTRVDLRRYQDKIDELRLTKIIQSRMSPLLYKLNLSGLTLSPRVFRLLAKECKKLRVLSLESSTFVEQFEDAVNSFPRNLDYLDIRHTTGDKSAFKIIALTLQGVRCLGLNDEIIKSSQDKSENLEKMFSGFSATKILEFSYCTKLSDDMVGHLAAFGLRLESLCLRRCNSIIGKSLPLLINSCTLLTSLVLDGTSIDDDALMSVPWENSIISDVDLSWCRHLTEVGLCAILPKLSRLRYLRICCCGYGHALTDHVLEEMAVRKYACLEIMDVSYSNSISNSALALLIASTESLSYLRMHHCRNITPDIIDLIRPDSKVFIVANFPMEFDKLNNNMIMKSAVNSCVDRWPTPMRMRKLALESVMSWK; encoded by the exons ATGCAAAAATGTTTTAAGATACATCCTATAAGTATGTCTGAGCCATCAGTACGCGAAAAGCCGCTGATACGCGAAGAAGAGCCGCCATTACGCGACGAAGTTTCACCGATAAGCGAAGAATCGTCAATACGCGAAAAAGTTTCGTCGATTCGCGAACATTCATCGATACGAGAGGAAGTTTCGTCAATAGGCGAACAAGTTTCGTCATTACGCGAAGATTCGCTAATACGCGAAGAAAATTCGTCAATTCCCGAAGAAGATTCGTCAATAAAGGAAGAAGTTTCGTCAATACACAAAGATGTTTCAACGATACGCGAAGATTCGCTAATACGCGAAGAAAATTCGTCAATTCCCGAAGAAGATTCGTCAATTCCCGAAGAAGATTCGTCATTAAGCGAAGACGGTCCGCCAATACGTGAAGTTATAGCTAAGGTCATCTCTCCCGAAGTAATATGTGGAGCCACACTGCTGGGGAAGATGACGCATGTGCAGAGGGTTCAGCGACATCTACAAATAGCAGCCATCCCGGTGATGACCCAACTTTGGATACCGGGGACCCGTGACCCGGACACAGGTGGGCCATCCCGGACACACATTGCGGAGCTACCAGAGTCTTGTCTTCTTAGGGTGTTTTTCTACCTCGACGAG GCCCAGCTCGGTCGGGTCGCCCGAACATGCACGACCTGGCGCCGAATTGCTTACGACTGCTCCTTATGGACCCGAGTCGACCTCCGAAGATATCAAGATAAGATCGACGAACTTCGACTCACTAAGATCATACAATCACGTATGAGTCCGCTGCTTTACAAGCTCAACCTTAGCGGGCTCACCTTGTCGCCGAGAGTGTTCCGATTACTAGCCAAAGAATGCAAGAAACTTCGGGTTTTAAGTCTAGAGTCGTCGACATTTGTTGAGCAATTTGAGGACGCGGTGAATTCTTTTCCTAGGAACTTAGACTACTTGGATATACGGCATACTACTGGAGACAAAAGCGCGTTCAAAATAATCGCATTAACTTTACAAGGCGTACGGTGTCTTGGACTAAATGACGAAATCATTAAAAGTTCTCAGGACAAATCAGAAAATCTAGAAAAGATGTTTTCAGGATTCTCTGCTACAAAGATCTTAGAATTCAGCTACTGCACCAAACTGAGCGATGACATGGTCGGTCACCTTGCAGCGTTTGGACTACGCCTTGAATCCCTCTGCCTGCGGCGATGTAACTCCATAATAGGCAAATCCCTTCCATTGCTGATCAACTCCTGTACTCTCCTTACATCACTTGTCCTTGACGGTACATCAATAGACGACGACGCCCTTATGTCAGTACCTTGGGAGAATTCAATAATCTCTGACGTTGATCTATCCTGGTGTCGGCACTTAACCGAAGTCGGTCTCTGCGCAATTCTCCCTAAGCTGTCGCGGTTACGGTATCTAAGGATCTGTTGCTGTGGTTACGGGCACGCCTTGACAGACCATGTCCTTGAGGAGATGGCCGTGAGAAAATACGCATGTCTAGAAATCATGGACGTTAGTTACAGTAACAGCATCAGCAATAGCGCGCTTGCTCTGTTGATAGCGAGCACTGAATCGCTGAGCTATCTACGCATGCATCACTGTCGTAACATTACGCCAGACATTATCGATCTTATTCGACCTGATTCCAAGGTGTTCATCGTGGCGAATTTCCCTATGGAATTTGACAAGTTGAATAACAATATGATTATGAAGAGCGCAGTGAACTCTTGCGTGGACCGTTGGCCGACACCGATGAGAATGAGAAAATTGGCCCTGGAAAGCGTAATGTCGTGGAAGTAA
- the LOC5517579 gene encoding lactosylceramide 1,3-N-acetyl-beta-D-glucosaminyltransferase A — protein sequence MPSKTTVFFFILFIQIVCLILWQMDVITPVSLRHKVASRPEENYKTVFGVYEPRDNATAGKTSMNSSRAMLPVNSSTSGYLIQTVHSIIERTKQVITRTVWDNVRRSRENATTTVLDGSATSIRSRPFAPVITEEVYLLVLIISRPSSRSRRDLLRRTWTSTLNSKNLKGLPGRSLNVTSNYQDLNIYCIFSVGFSGDVELDQRMENESFEYGDILRVDQKESYKNLVGKVQDSFKWALSVQPKYILKADDDVYVNFPRLLNWLHEPSIPEKLYAGFVHHRAFIHRNPSSKWYVSKKDFPEKYFPNYCAGPFYIFSGNILKDVHMESLKKPRFQVEDAYFGWLARSVGVTPLDMGGGTWAWEGNMNVWSDKWTDERLKKTAVFGDSLNDKEIKYFYERFKKIRQSR from the coding sequence ATGCCTTCAAAAACAACAGTATTTTTCTTCATACTCTTCATTCAAATAGTCTGCCTGATCTTATGGCAAATGGATGTGATAACACCCGTTTCTCTTCGGCATAAAGTCGCATCTCGGCCTGAAGAAAACTATAAGACTGTGTTCGGGGTGTACGAGCCAAGAGACAATGCTACAGCTGGCAAGACGTCGATGAATTCCTCGAGGGCAATGCTTCCCGTCAATTCTTCCACCTCTGGTTATCTTATTCAAACTGTTCATTCAATCATTGAACGGACCAAACAAGTAATTACTAGAACAGTTTGGGATAACGTTAGACGGAGTCGTGAAAACGCTACTACGACAGTTTTAGATGGTTCAGCGACTTCAATACGCAGTCGACCTTTTGCTCCTGTTATTACAGAGGAAGTGTATCTTTTAGTCCTCATCATCTCTCGTCCTAGCTCCAGAAGCAGGCGAGATTTACTGCGGCGAACATGGACGTCTACTTTAAACTCGAAGAACCTCAAAGGTTTACCAGGGAGGTCTTTGAACGTCACTTCCAATTACCAAGATTTGAATATTTACTGTATATTCTCCGTCGGTTTTTCCGGGGATGTCGAATTGGATCAACGCATGGAGAATGAATCTTTTGAGTATGGGGATATTCTTCGCGTAGACCAAAAAGAATCTTATAAGAATTTAGTCGGTAAGGTCCAGGATAGTTTCAAATGGGCTTTAAGTGTTCAACCGAAGTACATTCTAAAAGCAGATGATGATGTCTATGTAAACTTCCCGCGTCTTCTAAACTGGTTGCACGAACCTTCCATTCCTGAGAAATTATACGCGGGTTTTGTACATCACAGAGCATTTATTCATAGAAACCCGTCTTCTAAATGGTATGTCAGCAAAAAGGACTTCCCAGAGAAATATTTCCCGAACTACTGCGCGGGTCCGTTCTATATTTTTTCCGGGAATATCTTAAAGGACGTGCATATGGAGTCTCTGAAAAAACCGCGTTTTCAGGTTGAGGATGCTTATTTTGGTTGGCTGGCACGAAGTGTTGGCGTGACTCCACTGGATATGGGTGGGGGCACGTGGGCATGGGAGGGAAACATGAACGTTTGGTCCGATAAATGGACAGATGAGCGGTTAAAGAAGACTGCTGTGTTTGGGGATAGCTTGAACGATAAAGAAATTAAGTACTTTTACGAGAGATTCAAAAAGATAAGACAGAGTAGGTAG